The region TCAATGAACCAAAAAATAATTCAATTTATTTAAACGGCATTATGCATATAAATTCATTGTTGTCCGATAAAAGATAAAAAGACCGCTTTCGCTGTTAGAATCAAGAACAAAGACTTGATTTTAACTAACTGAAAAACAATATTATTACGATTTTAAATTTTTCGATACATCATAAATTCTAAAGCGTTTTTAAAAGTAAGGTGTACTACTTTAAAAGCTCCTGAAAATCAATACTATCAATACTTTAAAACACTTTAGCTAATTTTAATCGGACAACACTAATATAAATTGGTATAATTTATAAACATATGTAAATAGAATTTACATAAATATCATTTAAATTTGAACGATAACTATACAATCCCCCAGCGCTAGAATATTCAATTGTTATTAAAAAGGCTTATTTTTACAATAAGTCTTTTTTTATGATAAAATTTACGATTCATTATTCCCTTCACTTTATAGTTCCTTTATTTTTTTCTTATTTCTTTTTTAGAGAAAAATGGAAAAAGGTTTATATCATTTTTCTATGCTCCATACTCATAGATTTAGACCATTTGTTGGCAACTCCTATTTTTGCCGAAAATAGATGTAGTATTAATTTTCACCCTTTGCATTCTTATATGGCTATGGCTGTATACTTTTTGGGATTGTTTTTTAAAAAGACAAGAATAATCTGCATGGCATTGCTGTTTCACTTACTCACAGACTTTATTGATTGCTACTTGTAAACCTATTATAAAGCAAGGTTATTTCAGCTGAAATATTCAATTTTATCACTAAAAAGAAGTATATAAAAGTAATTATAATACTTTTTAAAATAATATTAATTATTGGATGAACAGGGAATTTAAACATGTAAATATCCTGAATAGGAAAATCCCAAAAATTAAATAATACGTATAAAACCGCTA is a window of Polaribacter litorisediminis DNA encoding:
- a CDS encoding DUF6122 family protein, with the translated sequence MIKFTIHYSLHFIVPLFFSYFFFREKWKKVYIIFLCSILIDLDHLLATPIFAENRCSINFHPLHSYMAMAVYFLGLFFKKTRIICMALLFHLLTDFIDCYL